From the Brevibacillus choshinensis genome, one window contains:
- a CDS encoding DUF2332 domain-containing protein, which produces METTLISDRFKVFATRECKGSSILYEHLSEKIAADDELLQLASYVRQGQPVPNLFFGAVHYLLLKGKSHELREYYGSIVNNPRDAVTAFPYFRDFCLKYQHEIIQIIENKLVQTNEVRRCSYLYPAFCYIYEKTKRPLALIEIGTSAGLQLLWDKYCYSYNSDEEVYGEALSELRIESEMQGARPPFILKQSPPVSTRIGIDLHINDLNNPDDYLWLKSLIWSDHTERIANFDRASRCFKKQSLELIEGDGVKLLTEIALKIPQDSVVCVFHTHVANQIPNQDKYELIERIKKLGEERDVLHLYNNMWDLGQFHLDYYLGGKEYNETLAETDGHGRWFKWNH; this is translated from the coding sequence TTGGAGACAACTCTAATATCCGATCGTTTTAAAGTGTTCGCAACTAGAGAATGCAAAGGATCAAGCATCTTGTATGAACACCTTTCAGAAAAAATTGCCGCTGACGATGAATTGCTTCAATTGGCTTCCTATGTTAGACAAGGGCAACCCGTTCCAAATCTTTTCTTCGGTGCGGTTCATTATCTATTACTGAAAGGGAAGAGCCATGAATTAAGAGAGTATTATGGTAGCATTGTAAACAATCCGAGGGATGCTGTAACAGCGTTTCCTTATTTCAGAGACTTTTGCCTAAAATATCAGCATGAAATCATTCAGATAATAGAGAACAAACTTGTTCAAACAAACGAAGTTAGACGATGCTCTTATCTGTATCCAGCTTTTTGTTATATTTATGAGAAAACCAAGAGACCATTAGCGTTAATAGAAATTGGAACAAGTGCGGGGTTGCAACTTCTTTGGGATAAGTATTGTTACTCCTACAACTCCGATGAAGAAGTATACGGTGAAGCACTTTCAGAACTGAGAATTGAATCGGAAATGCAAGGGGCTAGACCACCTTTTATCCTTAAACAAAGCCCGCCCGTTTCCACAAGGATAGGAATAGATTTGCATATTAATGATCTCAACAATCCTGATGATTATCTTTGGCTAAAATCATTAATATGGTCTGATCATACAGAACGCATTGCAAATTTTGATAGAGCTTCTCGATGTTTTAAAAAGCAATCTTTAGAGTTAATTGAGGGCGATGGTGTGAAGCTACTCACTGAAATTGCTTTAAAAATTCCCCAGGATTCTGTGGTATGTGTGTTTCACACGCACGTAGCTAATCAAATACCAAACCAAGACAAATATGAGTTAATAGAACGCATTAAAAAACTTGGTGAAGAAAGAGATGTGCTTCACCTATACAATAATATGTGGGATTTAGGACAATTCCACCTTGATTACTATTTAGGCGGTAAGGAATACAATGAAACGCTGGCGGAAACAGATGGACATGGACGTTGGTTTAAATGGAACCATTGA
- a CDS encoding phosphotransferase: MQDELLTGGNVSKVFRVGNTVRRDIKAESPNIHRLLQHLEKKGFVFSPRFLGIDEQGREILSFIEGEVGNYPLKEYMWSDEALIGIAKMQQWYHDAVQDFPFDSSWQRLDNAPQHAEVMCHNDFAIYNIIFKDKKPVGIIDFDVAGPGPRLWDIAYTLYTCVPLSRFHLGEDGEKIFYDTSLHAERRRARVKLFLEAYGEKVPEDYFEMILLRLDGLCKTMTRKAKEGHRAFQKMIEEGHLLHYQEDIAFIRRHANDWNIDT, from the coding sequence ATGCAGGATGAGCTACTAACCGGAGGAAACGTATCCAAGGTTTTTCGAGTAGGAAATACAGTGAGACGTGATATAAAGGCGGAAAGCCCGAACATTCACAGACTGCTTCAGCACTTGGAAAAGAAAGGCTTCGTTTTTTCTCCTCGATTTTTAGGCATTGACGAGCAAGGGCGTGAAATTCTGTCATTCATCGAAGGTGAGGTAGGTAATTATCCGCTAAAAGAGTACATGTGGTCTGATGAAGCCTTGATCGGTATAGCCAAGATGCAACAATGGTATCATGATGCCGTACAAGACTTTCCCTTCGATTCCAGCTGGCAGCGTTTAGACAATGCCCCTCAACATGCAGAGGTCATGTGCCACAACGATTTTGCGATCTATAACATTATTTTCAAAGACAAAAAGCCTGTCGGAATCATAGATTTTGACGTTGCTGGACCGGGACCCAGATTGTGGGACATCGCCTATACCCTCTATACATGTGTGCCGTTAAGCAGATTCCATCTGGGGGAAGATGGCGAGAAAATCTTTTACGATACTTCCTTGCACGCAGAGAGAAGAAGAGCAAGGGTAAAGCTGTTTTTGGAAGCGTACGGAGAAAAGGTTCCAGAAGATTATTTCGAGATGATATTGTTGCGATTAGATGGGCTATGCAAGACGATGACTCGAAAAGCCAAGGAAGGTCACCGTGCTTTTCAAAAAATGATCGAGGAAGGTCATCTTCTACATTATCAGGAGGATATAGCGTTCATTCGAAGGCATGCAAATGATTGGAATATAGATACATGA
- a CDS encoding oxalate decarboxylase family bicupin — MGKVPPEKDRPVPEPMRSDGTGWIDQGPRNIARDRQNPNMLVPPVTDYGLLPNLKFSFSDAVMTLNHGGWSREVTVRDLPIATTMAGVNMALTPGGVRELHWHQQAEWAYMLLGRARITSVDPAGRNFIDDIGPGDLWYFPPGIPHSIQGLEEGCEFLLVFDDGHFSDLNTLSISDWSAHTPRDVLSDNFGVPESAFADIPPNQVYIFQGEVPGPIESDEVDSPYGTVPLSFSHRLLAQKPIITPGGSVRIVDSSNFPISKTIAAALVEIKPGAMRELHWHPNNDEWQYYLTGQGRMTVFAGNGIARTFDYRAGDVGYVPFANGHYIQNTGNETLWFLEMFKSDRFVDVSLNQWMALTPHDLVSANLNVGHELIDALRKEKWPVVTYPGFHYGTER, encoded by the coding sequence ATGGGAAAGGTCCCACCAGAAAAAGATCGACCTGTGCCTGAACCGATGCGAAGCGATGGTACCGGATGGATCGACCAAGGACCAAGAAATATTGCTCGGGATCGACAAAATCCCAACATGCTTGTTCCCCCTGTCACCGACTACGGCCTACTCCCGAATTTAAAATTTTCTTTCTCCGACGCTGTAATGACGTTAAATCACGGCGGATGGTCCCGTGAAGTCACGGTACGAGACTTACCCATCGCAACGACCATGGCAGGGGTCAACATGGCCTTGACACCTGGGGGTGTTCGCGAGCTCCACTGGCATCAACAAGCTGAATGGGCCTACATGCTGCTGGGAAGGGCGCGAATCACGTCTGTTGATCCTGCTGGTCGTAATTTTATCGACGACATCGGTCCAGGAGACTTGTGGTATTTTCCACCTGGCATCCCTCATTCCATTCAAGGACTGGAGGAAGGTTGCGAATTTTTGCTTGTTTTCGACGACGGTCACTTTTCCGATTTGAATACGTTATCCATTTCTGATTGGTCTGCCCATACTCCTAGAGATGTCCTCTCTGACAACTTTGGAGTACCCGAGTCTGCTTTTGCCGATATTCCCCCCAATCAAGTCTACATTTTTCAAGGAGAAGTTCCAGGACCGATAGAGAGCGATGAAGTCGATTCTCCCTATGGCACGGTTCCCTTGAGCTTTTCCCATCGTTTATTAGCCCAAAAACCGATTATTACCCCTGGTGGGAGCGTCCGTATCGTCGATTCTTCCAATTTCCCGATTTCCAAAACCATTGCTGCAGCATTAGTCGAGATCAAGCCAGGAGCCATGAGGGAGCTGCATTGGCACCCAAATAACGACGAGTGGCAGTATTATCTTACTGGTCAAGGACGGATGACGGTCTTTGCGGGGAATGGCATCGCGCGCACTTTTGATTACAGGGCTGGAGACGTTGGGTATGTTCCTTTTGCCAATGGCCACTACATACAAAACACAGGGAATGAGACATTATGGTTTTTGGAGATGTTCAAAAGTGATCGGTTTGTCGATGTATCCTTGAATCAATGGATGGCGCTCACCCCTCATGATCTCGTCTCCGCGAATTTGAATGTGGGGCATGAATTAATCGATGCGCTACGAAAAGAAAAATGGCCGGTCGTGACCTATCCCGGGTTTCACTATGGTACGGAGAGGTAA
- a CDS encoding putative quinol monooxygenase, with amino-acid sequence MLISNGLLLFNINEYGSVLGYYSGYLCRGKEASCIQYDLHKGIDDSTYVLYEVWKDNEALTRHAHSIKSIERALLIYLHRGKYIGYKPSSNVE; translated from the coding sequence ATGCTCATCAGCAATGGTTTGTTGCTCTTCAATATCAATGAATATGGTTCTGTGCTTGGTTATTATTCGGGATACCTATGTAGAGGAAAAGAGGCAAGCTGCATCCAGTATGATCTACACAAAGGAATAGACGATTCCACCTATGTTCTCTACGAAGTATGGAAGGACAATGAGGCACTCACTCGCCATGCTCATTCTATCAAGAGTATCGAGAGAGCATTGCTGATCTACTTGCATCGAGGGAAGTATATCGGTTACAAACCATCGAGTAATGTTGAATAG
- a CDS encoding COG1470 family protein, which translates to MSAKNELGKFVIVIGIVVGVAVGSIFFMNSWFFKTKNLASSASGTNVTTPKPAEQKQVPVADQPIPPPPQQVVKKASTEVTEPFYTKLKDGEYVGVWNQEGTEKQISLNMSSEEVKMLLGNPNSESYEDGESRYLCYQYGSLSIYFEDGNQSISFLTYEDNDVLLTKNWLTALDKTQDTGDVDFYQSPSGYTSVKVDHIPDAKRVIVYLQNQYTTTEQAQPLNDPPQTVAVVPPQQTAESQKETSKSNANGNYSMHPGEEIIIEDFQVTNSSPYHTAKYDIDINYHFAFNNPNWVKVITNPEKKLELMPGETGTIQIKVKASKHAPKASYRYIILLKQGWQAEANKEFTVDVQ; encoded by the coding sequence TTGAGCGCCAAAAATGAACTAGGAAAATTCGTTATCGTAATAGGGATCGTGGTAGGCGTAGCAGTTGGTTCGATCTTTTTCATGAACTCATGGTTTTTCAAAACGAAAAATCTTGCATCATCCGCGAGTGGTACGAATGTGACGACCCCGAAGCCTGCTGAACAAAAGCAGGTTCCAGTAGCAGATCAGCCGATTCCCCCTCCACCGCAACAGGTGGTGAAAAAAGCTTCAACTGAAGTGACTGAGCCTTTCTATACCAAGCTCAAGGATGGAGAATATGTGGGTGTATGGAACCAAGAAGGAACAGAAAAACAGATCAGTCTTAATATGAGCAGTGAGGAAGTCAAGATGCTCCTTGGGAATCCAAATTCTGAATCTTACGAGGATGGCGAATCGAGGTATCTGTGCTATCAATACGGTTCATTGTCAATCTATTTTGAGGACGGAAACCAATCCATTTCCTTTCTGACATATGAAGACAATGATGTACTCTTGACGAAGAATTGGCTCACTGCCCTGGATAAAACGCAAGATACAGGGGATGTCGATTTCTATCAGTCTCCTTCGGGTTACACCAGTGTAAAGGTCGATCATATACCTGATGCGAAACGAGTAATCGTCTATTTACAAAATCAATACACGACGACAGAACAGGCTCAACCGTTGAATGATCCACCACAGACAGTGGCTGTCGTACCACCACAACAAACCGCTGAATCCCAAAAAGAAACCTCCAAATCAAATGCGAATGGAAATTACTCCATGCATCCGGGCGAAGAGATCATCATCGAGGATTTTCAGGTAACAAACAGTAGTCCTTATCACACGGCAAAATACGATATCGACATCAACTACCACTTTGCCTTTAATAATCCAAACTGGGTAAAGGTCATTACGAATCCGGAGAAAAAGCTGGAGCTGATGCCGGGTGAAACAGGCACCATCCAGATCAAAGTGAAAGCTAGCAAACACGCTCCGAAAGCCAGTTATCGATACATCATTCTGCTGAAACAGGGATGGCAAGCAGAAGCGAACAAAGAATTTACCGTTGACGTTCAATAG
- a CDS encoding COG4705 family protein has protein sequence MNNKLPQITIFFWIMKICATTLGETAGDLVSMTMQVGYAVSSMILFGLFLVALFTQLRAKSYYPFLYWTVILATSTAGTTMSDFMDRSLGLGYANGSLILVSILLAIFIYWYVTERTLNVNEIRTPKVEILYWLAILFSNTLGTALGDFLADSSGLGFAGGALLIGGLLALVVLATFYTRMPREFLFWIAFVLTRPFGATFGDLLTKPSEKGGFDLGTMGSSLVLTMILLSCIAYTTWENTRQLKVVNR, from the coding sequence ATGAATAACAAACTACCGCAAATTACGATTTTCTTTTGGATCATGAAGATTTGTGCCACGACATTGGGAGAAACAGCAGGTGACTTGGTTTCCATGACGATGCAAGTCGGGTATGCAGTGAGCTCGATGATTTTATTTGGACTGTTCTTAGTCGCTCTATTTACTCAATTACGTGCCAAGAGCTATTATCCCTTCCTTTATTGGACCGTGATTTTGGCGACCAGTACAGCTGGCACAACGATGTCAGATTTTATGGATCGTAGCCTTGGATTGGGTTATGCAAACGGGTCGTTGATTTTGGTCAGTATTCTCTTGGCGATCTTCATCTATTGGTACGTTACGGAGCGTACGCTCAATGTCAATGAGATTCGCACGCCCAAAGTGGAAATTCTTTATTGGTTAGCGATTCTATTCTCGAATACACTTGGAACGGCTCTAGGTGATTTTTTGGCAGACAGCTCAGGTCTGGGATTTGCCGGCGGAGCTTTATTGATCGGAGGATTGCTCGCGCTCGTCGTTTTGGCTACCTTTTATACCCGCATGCCTCGTGAATTTCTATTTTGGATCGCCTTTGTCCTGACCCGTCCATTTGGTGCAACATTTGGCGACCTTCTCACGAAACCCAGCGAAAAAGGCGGCTTTGATTTGGGGACAATGGGGTCTTCCCTCGTTTTGACTATGATTCTCCTTAGTTGTATCGCCTATACAACCTGGGAGAACACTAGGCAACTTAAAGTTGTAAATCGGTAA
- a CDS encoding response regulator transcription factor, protein MKILLAEDQLVLGKILVHLLTQKGGHEVVWVTNGSDAYDHAADLFFDVLILDWMMPQKDGVTVCRQLRQEGYTGAILILTAKDALQERIEGLDAGADDYLVKPFEHDELLARLRALSRRNFAPIQEEIVTVKGISLNRTTHSIERNGEQIQLTGREFHLLDLLVRNQGTVLTREVILDRVWGMDADIASNAVDVYVNMLRRKMDTHGESTMIRSIRGVGYSLEK, encoded by the coding sequence ATGAAAATTTTACTTGCCGAAGATCAGCTTGTCCTCGGAAAGATCCTGGTGCATCTGTTGACGCAAAAGGGAGGACACGAAGTCGTATGGGTAACAAATGGTTCTGATGCTTATGATCATGCAGCTGATTTGTTTTTTGATGTCCTCATTTTGGATTGGATGATGCCTCAAAAAGATGGAGTCACGGTATGTCGGCAATTACGACAAGAAGGATACACAGGAGCTATCCTCATCCTAACGGCCAAAGATGCCCTTCAGGAACGAATTGAGGGACTTGATGCAGGCGCAGATGACTACTTAGTCAAGCCATTTGAACATGATGAACTTCTTGCGAGATTGCGCGCTCTTTCTCGACGGAATTTTGCACCCATTCAGGAAGAGATTGTTACCGTAAAAGGAATTTCTCTCAATCGGACGACTCATTCTATTGAACGAAATGGGGAGCAGATTCAACTAACGGGCAGAGAGTTTCATTTGTTAGATCTTCTCGTGAGGAATCAAGGGACGGTATTGACCCGAGAAGTGATCTTGGACAGAGTGTGGGGAATGGATGCCGACATCGCCAGTAATGCTGTAGATGTGTACGTAAATATGCTGCGCAGAAAAATGGATACTCATGGGGAATCGACCATGATTCGCAGCATTCGGGGGGTCGGCTATTCCCTTGAAAAATAA
- a CDS encoding sensor histidine kinase, translating to MKNNQDIFRKTRVHLTFMNSFMLIVFLLFFIVGTISVLSYIVYNEQKLELKALTEQELEESYVVEPQGKSGENTPINNQGIYINYFLKKNGDVVVGDEFNPEMRSLILDKVKGWSPEGIQVKYVTFSVGNQQEVHFLIAAKHVLNSGGGTGTLYIGKDVSYLWSMFQWLLAVLLGMLLLFVGIAIGIGQIMTRRAMKPIVHSYQLQREFLADASHELRTPISILKSGLEVMDMGENNQLSSFSSDLLVDLQKEAKSAAKLVDDLMLLARTDSGAQPLFYETFDFYSLAEQVVRSIQNVTPPSQIQLNLLSDRSLHFYGDLERMKQLLYILLNNAVQYTQPGGKVTLDYFLEEESQATKLCITVTDTGIGMEPEHLESIFRRFYRVDKNRSRESGGTGIGLAIAKWIVEAHQGDIEVESTPGVGSTFTIYLPLT from the coding sequence TTGAAAAATAACCAAGATATTTTTCGGAAAACAAGAGTCCATCTGACGTTTATGAACAGCTTCATGCTGATTGTTTTTTTGTTGTTCTTCATTGTGGGTACCATCAGTGTCTTGTCCTACATCGTTTACAATGAACAAAAACTGGAGCTGAAAGCATTAACAGAGCAAGAGCTGGAAGAATCATACGTGGTTGAACCCCAAGGGAAATCGGGAGAGAACACCCCTATCAACAATCAAGGCATCTACATCAATTATTTTCTGAAAAAGAATGGCGATGTGGTGGTAGGGGATGAGTTCAATCCAGAGATGAGATCATTGATCTTGGACAAGGTGAAAGGGTGGAGCCCTGAAGGAATCCAAGTGAAATACGTCACATTTTCAGTTGGGAACCAGCAGGAGGTACACTTCCTCATTGCTGCGAAGCATGTGCTCAATAGTGGAGGGGGCACAGGGACTCTATATATTGGAAAAGATGTTTCCTATTTGTGGAGTATGTTTCAGTGGCTATTGGCTGTTTTGCTTGGAATGCTCTTGTTATTTGTCGGAATTGCCATTGGCATCGGCCAAATTATGACAAGGCGGGCAATGAAACCGATCGTTCACTCCTATCAATTGCAGCGTGAATTTTTAGCAGATGCTTCTCATGAGCTGCGCACGCCCATCAGCATCTTGAAATCAGGCCTCGAAGTAATGGATATGGGAGAGAATAACCAATTGTCTTCTTTTTCTTCTGATTTGCTCGTGGATTTGCAAAAGGAAGCGAAAAGTGCAGCGAAATTAGTGGATGACCTTATGCTCCTCGCTCGTACGGACTCGGGTGCCCAACCGTTGTTTTACGAGACATTTGATTTTTACTCGTTGGCCGAGCAAGTGGTGAGATCGATACAAAATGTAACCCCACCAAGTCAAATCCAGCTGAATCTCCTATCCGATCGCTCACTTCACTTTTATGGCGATCTGGAAAGGATGAAACAATTGCTATACATTTTGTTAAATAATGCGGTCCAATACACGCAGCCAGGAGGCAAGGTCACACTAGACTACTTTCTGGAAGAGGAGTCGCAGGCAACAAAACTATGTATCACCGTGACGGATACGGGAATCGGGATGGAGCCAGAACATCTGGAGTCGATCTTTCGGCGTTTTTACCGCGTCGATAAAAATCGCTCACGTGAATCTGGGGGAACTGGCATAGGTCTAGCGATCGCAAAATGGATTGTCGAAGCGCATCAGGGAGACATCGAAGTAGAAAGTACACCAGGGGTTGGTAGCACGTTCACCATCTATCTTCCTCTCACATAA
- a CDS encoding COG4705 family protein, whose product MDYKRQLLNKVPEVTIFFWIIKIMATTVGETAADFLTFNLGWGLTKTTLVMSALLIIFLVFQFRARQYVPWMYWCVVLLISVVGTLITDNLVDNYGVELETTTIVFSIALLAIFLLWYLVERSLSIHSINTIRREMFYWLAILFTFALGTSAGDLIAEGLGFGYLISAFLFALLIAIVAAAHYGRMANSVLIFWVAYILTRPFGASLGDFLSQPRDEGGLGMGTVVTSGFFLVTILGLVIYLTSTKKDADLTDATRG is encoded by the coding sequence GTGGATTACAAGCGACAATTACTAAACAAGGTTCCTGAAGTTACGATATTCTTCTGGATCATTAAGATCATGGCTACTACTGTAGGTGAGACGGCGGCTGACTTTTTGACATTTAACCTCGGCTGGGGATTGACTAAGACGACGCTAGTAATGAGTGCATTATTGATCATCTTCCTCGTGTTCCAGTTTAGAGCGAGGCAGTATGTTCCTTGGATGTATTGGTGCGTTGTCTTGCTAATTAGCGTAGTGGGCACCTTGATTACCGACAATCTCGTAGACAACTACGGAGTAGAGCTGGAAACGACCACGATTGTATTTTCGATAGCACTGCTGGCAATCTTTCTGTTGTGGTATTTGGTTGAAAGGTCCTTATCGATTCACTCCATTAACACGATAAGGAGAGAAATGTTCTACTGGCTCGCTATTCTTTTCACATTCGCGTTGGGGACATCTGCCGGGGATCTGATCGCGGAAGGATTAGGATTTGGTTACTTGATCTCTGCGTTCTTGTTTGCACTTCTGATTGCGATCGTAGCGGCTGCACATTACGGACGTATGGCGAATTCGGTGCTGATCTTCTGGGTCGCTTACATTTTGACACGACCTTTTGGAGCCTCTCTGGGCGATTTCTTGTCACAGCCACGAGATGAGGGGGGGCTTGGGATGGGGACGGTTGTGACGAGTGGATTCTTCCTCGTAACGATCTTGGGTCTGGTCATCTATTTGACTAGCACGAAAAAAGACGCCGATTTGACAGATGCAACCCGTGGGTAA
- a CDS encoding MurR/RpiR family transcriptional regulator, translating into METPVAINELHAKINSYVKSLTKSEQKVARFVLERFDEILNMSVTDLAEQANVGETTVLRFCRKLDFKGYQEFKLALAKNTINPLSNLHSNLTESDPFQVMIQKVNASNVQAIQETTGMIDSKELNRAIELILSSQKIHFYGAGVSGVTALDAKSRFMRIGLSADALLDAHHQAMAAATLSENDLAIGFSVSGSTKDTVDALTIAKANGAKIIASTHFARSPITKMADVVLLNGGRETPLQGGSLAAKIAQLHAIDLLYTGVALRIKEKALYYREKAAKAVVDKAY; encoded by the coding sequence GTGGAAACTCCAGTAGCCATTAATGAACTTCATGCCAAAATAAACAGCTATGTCAAATCACTCACCAAATCCGAGCAGAAAGTGGCGCGCTTTGTATTGGAGAGATTTGACGAGATTCTCAACATGTCCGTGACTGACCTCGCCGAACAAGCGAATGTAGGAGAGACGACCGTATTGCGTTTTTGTCGCAAGCTGGATTTCAAAGGATACCAAGAATTCAAGCTGGCTCTTGCCAAAAACACGATCAACCCCCTCTCCAATTTGCATAGTAACCTTACCGAAAGCGATCCGTTTCAGGTCATGATCCAAAAGGTCAATGCCTCGAACGTGCAGGCGATCCAGGAAACAACCGGGATGATCGACAGCAAAGAATTGAATCGGGCCATAGAACTGATCTTATCCAGTCAAAAAATCCATTTTTATGGTGCAGGGGTATCGGGTGTGACAGCTCTCGATGCCAAGAGCCGCTTTATGCGGATAGGACTTTCTGCGGATGCCCTGCTAGACGCTCACCATCAGGCGATGGCAGCAGCGACTTTATCCGAAAACGACCTAGCTATTGGATTTTCCGTATCGGGTAGCACAAAGGATACCGTGGATGCGCTGACCATTGCAAAAGCAAATGGGGCAAAAATCATCGCCAGTACACACTTTGCTCGTTCTCCCATTACCAAGATGGCCGATGTTGTCTTACTGAATGGAGGGAGAGAGACGCCATTGCAGGGAGGTTCATTGGCAGCGAAAATCGCACAGCTACATGCGATTGACTTGCTGTACACAGGAGTAGCCCTGCGAATCAAAGAAAAAGCATTGTATTATCGGGAAAAAGCAGCAAAGGCAGTCGTGGATAAAGCGTATTAA
- a CDS encoding N-acetylmannosamine-6-phosphate 2-epimerase translates to MLEKWKAGLVVSCQALEDEPLHGPHFMERMARAAQEGGAVGIRANGFHDIQAIRASIDLPIIGINKRKITGFDAFITPAKEDARLVQEAGADIIAIDATTQSRPESLEELIHYIKGELGKVVMADVSTVADGIRAQQLGCDLVGTTLAGYTQATMQKKSKDPDFDLLRGLVDQLHIPVIAEGRIHTPEQARKALQLGAFCVVVGGAITRPQEITRRFLEGMKE, encoded by the coding sequence ATGCTGGAAAAATGGAAGGCAGGGCTGGTGGTATCCTGCCAAGCGCTGGAAGATGAGCCTCTACATGGACCGCATTTTATGGAACGAATGGCGAGGGCTGCACAAGAAGGTGGTGCTGTCGGGATTCGGGCCAATGGCTTTCACGACATCCAAGCCATTCGAGCTAGCATTGATCTGCCCATCATAGGAATTAACAAACGAAAAATAACAGGCTTTGATGCTTTCATCACACCCGCTAAAGAAGATGCCCGACTTGTCCAGGAAGCCGGTGCAGACATCATCGCGATTGATGCGACGACACAGAGCCGACCAGAATCGTTGGAAGAGTTGATTCACTATATCAAAGGGGAGCTCGGAAAAGTGGTGATGGCTGACGTATCCACAGTGGCTGACGGGATACGTGCCCAGCAGTTGGGGTGTGATCTGGTCGGGACCACGTTAGCGGGTTATACCCAGGCGACCATGCAGAAAAAGAGCAAAGATCCGGATTTTGACTTGTTGCGAGGGCTAGTAGATCAGCTGCACATTCCAGTTATTGCCGAAGGAAGAATTCATACGCCGGAGCAAGCGAGAAAAGCTCTGCAACTGGGAGCGTTCTGTGTGGTAGTGGGAGGCGCCATTACCCGTCCTCAAGAGATCACAAGGCGCTTTCTGGAAGGGATGAAGGAATGA
- a CDS encoding ROK family protein, whose translation MKKAIGIDIGGTKIRGGVIREDGKLLSVRETPTEAKRGGKEVMERVAQLIQQLSTEEIIGIGVGATGQVGLQGEILSATETFPDWAGIHLQKELHERFQLPVRVINDVQAMALGELSFGAGKDVQDFLCLALGTGVGGAIVSHGKLVRGTNGAAGEVGHMLFHPNGRRCPCGKSGCLEAYVSGHALEARFQEKSGVKKAGMDIIRGAQEGDGAAHALLEEYMDDLAKGIASLITVLNPRKVILGGGVAQSLPSYLPSVEEKVVGRLSRAAALDFALVLSALGDGAMLLGAGSVMFSQ comes from the coding sequence ATGAAGAAAGCCATTGGCATTGATATTGGAGGGACAAAAATCCGCGGAGGAGTCATCCGTGAAGACGGCAAGCTCCTGTCTGTTCGGGAAACGCCGACGGAAGCGAAGCGCGGAGGAAAGGAAGTGATGGAGCGGGTAGCTCAGCTTATCCAACAGCTCTCTACAGAAGAGATAATCGGCATCGGCGTTGGAGCGACGGGGCAGGTAGGATTGCAGGGGGAAATCTTGTCAGCTACGGAGACTTTTCCAGATTGGGCCGGAATTCATCTCCAAAAAGAATTGCATGAGAGGTTCCAGCTTCCTGTCCGTGTCATCAATGATGTGCAAGCGATGGCGCTCGGTGAGCTTTCATTCGGGGCGGGGAAGGATGTGCAGGATTTTCTTTGCCTTGCATTGGGAACCGGTGTCGGCGGGGCAATCGTTTCACATGGAAAGCTTGTTCGCGGAACGAACGGGGCAGCTGGGGAAGTGGGTCATATGTTGTTCCACCCAAATGGTCGACGGTGTCCCTGTGGAAAAAGCGGTTGCTTGGAAGCTTACGTCTCCGGTCATGCATTAGAGGCGCGTTTCCAGGAAAAGAGCGGCGTGAAGAAAGCGGGTATGGACATCATCCGTGGAGCCCAAGAGGGTGATGGGGCAGCGCATGCCTTACTGGAAGAATACATGGACGATTTGGCAAAGGGGATTGCTTCCCTCATTACGGTCTTGAATCCTCGTAAAGTAATTCTCGGCGGAGGCGTCGCGCAAAGTCTCCCATCTTATTTGCCTAGCGTGGAAGAGAAAGTGGTTGGCAGGCTCAGTCGTGCAGCGGCACTAGATTTTGCTCTCGTCTTATCCGCATTGGGTGATGGTGCCATGTTGCTTGGGGCGGGCAGTGTGATGTTTTCACAATGA